A stretch of Imperialibacter roseus DNA encodes these proteins:
- a CDS encoding histidinol-phosphatase encodes MKGWTNYHSHTHYCDGKGTAEEYISRAVELGMISYGISSHAPTPFTWPWTMKREAMSDYFTDIQDCKAKYLGIIDVYSSLEVDFIPGVISVNSDWIVDADLDYSIGSVHFVDSFADGTPWEIDGASKVFDDGLQSIFGGDAKAAVQRYFALTRQMIQEAPPTIVGHLDKIKMQNANGLLFNENDRWYQKEIVETLEAVKGKGLMLEINTRGLYKKKTTTSYPSPWIFRYLKDMSIPIMINSDSHHTQEMTGFFSETAEQLVSAGLTQVMVLLNNDWQEGRLTVDGIEV; translated from the coding sequence ATGAAGGGTTGGACAAACTACCACAGCCATACGCACTACTGCGACGGCAAAGGCACAGCAGAAGAATATATCAGCCGGGCTGTTGAACTTGGCATGATTTCCTATGGCATTTCATCGCACGCACCCACGCCATTTACGTGGCCCTGGACGATGAAAAGGGAGGCCATGTCCGATTATTTCACCGATATACAGGACTGCAAAGCCAAATACCTGGGAATTATCGATGTATATAGCAGCCTTGAGGTTGACTTTATACCTGGAGTTATTTCGGTAAACAGCGATTGGATCGTAGACGCCGACCTGGACTACAGCATAGGCTCGGTTCATTTTGTGGACTCGTTTGCCGATGGCACCCCCTGGGAAATAGACGGAGCATCAAAAGTTTTTGATGATGGGCTGCAATCTATTTTTGGTGGCGATGCAAAAGCCGCCGTTCAAAGGTATTTCGCCCTTACCAGACAAATGATACAAGAAGCTCCGCCCACCATAGTTGGGCATCTGGACAAAATAAAAATGCAGAATGCCAACGGGCTTCTCTTCAATGAAAACGACAGGTGGTATCAAAAGGAGATCGTTGAAACACTTGAAGCTGTGAAGGGAAAAGGATTGATGCTGGAAATTAATACCAGGGGTTTGTATAAAAAGAAGACCACAACGAGCTACCCCTCCCCGTGGATTTTTCGCTACCTGAAAGACATGTCGATTCCCATCATGATAAACTCCGACAGCCATCACACACAAGAAATGACAGGATTTTTCAGCGAAACAGCCGAGCAGTTGGTCAGTGCCGGCCTCACGCAAGTGATGGTGCTCCTCAACAATGACTGGCAGGAAGGTCGCCTTACTGTTGACGGGATTGAGGTGTGA
- a CDS encoding DUF4920 domain-containing protein, producing the protein MRKLLYIGISALMLTACQQKEVKNEQAAVADEAVYESFGAAITDDQASPVAQLTAMAGDSIYTKVRGTIVDVCQAKGCWMKLDLGNNETMRVTFKDYGFFVPKNAKGREVVIEGVALKSLTPVEELQHYAKDAGKTADEIAAITAPVQELSFEAVGVLMR; encoded by the coding sequence ATGCGTAAACTATTATACATAGGTATTTCAGCGTTGATGCTGACTGCTTGCCAGCAAAAGGAAGTGAAAAATGAGCAAGCCGCTGTTGCTGATGAGGCGGTTTACGAAAGCTTTGGTGCCGCTATAACCGACGATCAGGCATCACCAGTAGCCCAACTTACAGCCATGGCTGGTGATTCAATTTACACCAAGGTGAGGGGAACCATTGTTGATGTGTGCCAGGCTAAGGGTTGTTGGATGAAACTCGATCTTGGCAACAATGAAACTATGAGGGTAACCTTTAAGGACTATGGATTTTTTGTGCCAAAAAATGCCAAAGGCAGGGAGGTAGTGATAGAGGGAGTGGCGCTGAAGTCGTTAACGCCTGTTGAAGAATTGCAGCACTATGCCAAAGATGCCGGAAAAACGGCCGATGAAATTGCAGCCATTACGGCGCCCGTTCAGGAATTGTCCTTCGAGGCAGTTGGGGTATTGATGAGATAA
- the proC gene encoding pyrroline-5-carboxylate reductase, whose protein sequence is MKISIIGGGNLGVAIAEGIIKKNYAKAEDITVTRRNVQLLDQLAEKGVNISADNVQATESADMVILAIKPKQTKEVLQQIKFAVEKKGPIVVSVVTGVLIQDMKAVLGAQALVYRAMPNTAIAICESMTCLAGDESNKDASEAVLKLFSQLGSAIYIQEELMNASTILGACGIAYALRFIRAASQGGIEIGFSAKVAQLIATQTVKGAASLLLEGGRHPEYEIDKVTTPQGCTIAGLNEMEHQGFSSALIKGIITSYNKI, encoded by the coding sequence ATGAAGATTTCGATAATAGGTGGTGGCAACCTGGGGGTGGCGATTGCCGAAGGGATAATTAAAAAGAATTACGCCAAAGCAGAAGACATTACTGTTACCCGTCGAAATGTCCAGTTGCTGGATCAGCTAGCCGAGAAGGGTGTGAACATCAGTGCTGATAATGTGCAGGCTACCGAGTCGGCCGACATGGTGATTCTTGCCATCAAGCCCAAGCAAACCAAAGAGGTGTTGCAGCAAATCAAGTTCGCAGTAGAAAAGAAGGGGCCTATCGTTGTATCGGTGGTTACCGGCGTACTTATTCAAGACATGAAGGCCGTACTGGGAGCACAAGCGTTAGTGTACAGGGCCATGCCCAATACCGCCATCGCCATTTGCGAGTCTATGACCTGTTTAGCCGGAGACGAGAGCAACAAAGACGCCTCGGAGGCAGTGCTGAAGCTTTTTTCGCAGCTTGGCTCTGCTATCTATATTCAGGAGGAGCTGATGAATGCATCTACTATTCTTGGCGCTTGCGGTATTGCCTATGCACTCAGGTTTATCAGAGCGGCGTCTCAGGGGGGTATCGAAATTGGCTTCAGTGCCAAGGTGGCACAGCTAATTGCCACACAAACGGTAAAAGGAGCAGCTAGTTTATTGCTTGAAGGCGGGCGACACCCTGAATATGAGATTGATAAGGTAACCACACCACAAGGGTGCACCATTGCCGGCTTGAATGAAATGGAGCATCAGGGCTTCAGCTCGGCACTGATTAAAGGGATCATTACGTCGTACAACAAAATTTAA
- a CDS encoding acyl-CoA dehydrogenase family protein, whose product MSVNTLTPGTQAIKNQKQDLFESPDFYEIDDLLTEEHLLIRSSVRDFVKKEITPYIEHWAENNHFPYEIVRKFGEVGAFGPTIPAEYGGGGLDYISYGLIMQEIERGDSGMRSTASVQGSLVMYPIYSYGNEEQKMKYLPKLASGEMLGCFGLTEPDFGSNPSGMKTNFKDMGDHYLLNGAKMWISNAPKADIAVVWAKNEEGRIHGLVVERGMEGFSTPETHGKWSLRASCTGELVFDNLKVPKENLLPGKSGLGAPMKCLDSARYGIAWGAIGAAMDCYDAARRYALERIQFDKPIGSFQLIQKKLAEMLTEITKAQLVNWKLGKMMNEGKATTPQISMAKRNSVATALDIAREARQIHGGMGITGEYPMMRHMMNLESVLTYEGTHDIHLLILGNHITGIPAFK is encoded by the coding sequence ATGTCCGTAAATACATTAACCCCAGGCACCCAAGCCATTAAAAATCAAAAACAAGACCTATTCGAATCTCCCGACTTTTATGAAATTGATGACCTGCTAACTGAGGAACATCTACTGATCAGGAGTTCAGTAAGGGATTTTGTTAAGAAAGAAATCACTCCCTATATCGAACACTGGGCCGAAAATAACCATTTTCCCTATGAGATCGTTCGGAAATTCGGAGAAGTTGGCGCCTTTGGCCCCACCATTCCTGCAGAGTATGGTGGAGGCGGGCTGGATTATATTTCTTATGGCCTGATTATGCAGGAAATAGAAAGAGGTGACTCGGGCATGCGCTCTACAGCGTCTGTACAAGGCTCCCTGGTGATGTATCCTATCTATAGTTATGGCAACGAGGAGCAAAAAATGAAGTACTTGCCCAAACTGGCAAGTGGCGAAATGCTCGGTTGCTTCGGTCTTACAGAGCCTGATTTTGGATCGAACCCGTCGGGCATGAAAACTAACTTCAAAGACATGGGCGACCACTACCTCCTCAACGGAGCCAAAATGTGGATTTCGAATGCCCCTAAAGCAGACATCGCTGTGGTGTGGGCCAAAAACGAAGAAGGCCGGATCCATGGCCTGGTAGTAGAGCGAGGCATGGAAGGCTTTTCCACGCCGGAAACTCACGGCAAATGGTCGCTGAGAGCCAGCTGCACGGGCGAACTGGTGTTTGACAACCTAAAAGTGCCCAAGGAAAACCTCCTGCCAGGCAAAAGCGGCCTGGGCGCACCCATGAAGTGCCTCGACAGCGCCCGCTACGGCATTGCCTGGGGAGCGATTGGTGCGGCTATGGACTGCTACGATGCAGCCCGCAGGTACGCTCTGGAGCGTATTCAGTTCGACAAGCCGATCGGAAGCTTCCAGCTGATTCAGAAAAAACTGGCCGAAATGCTTACGGAAATAACGAAAGCACAGCTGGTTAACTGGAAGCTCGGCAAAATGATGAACGAAGGCAAGGCCACCACACCACAGATTTCGATGGCCAAGAGAAACAGCGTGGCAACGGCGCTGGACATAGCAAGAGAAGCCAGACAAATACATGGCGGTATGGGCATCACCGGAGAGTACCCTATGATGCGCCACATGATGAACCTGGAATCGGTGTTGACCTACGAAGGCACACACGACATCCACCTGCTGATTTTGGGAAATCATATCACGGGAATTCCTGCTTTCAAGTAA